The proteins below come from a single Mytilus edulis chromosome 5, xbMytEdul2.2, whole genome shotgun sequence genomic window:
- the LOC139524994 gene encoding uncharacterized protein, producing the protein MHHTSICKDKEVIPGTTPEPTIQQSAINEFETLNETRVMYSSQQSHNIILKTAIAPVVYNDQEVECNILFDEGAQRSFITQNLADKLEIKPTENVSIQLSAFGDLSQKVRNLDTATIQLQTDTGEKVLINTLIVPEIAVPIENNISQTTRSLPHLREIKLAHSVQSTERFEIDLLIGADHYWDIIEDKVIRGNGPTAVQSKIGYLLSGPINRNINHPSTSTDLVNNISYKNTAIDKEKGQSTAEVPWKHDHLDDISSGMARTK; encoded by the coding sequence ATGCATCATACTAGCATATGTAAAGATAAAGAGGTCATTCCGGGTACGACACCGGAGCCTACAATACAACAGTCAGCAATAAACGAATTTGAAACACTAAACGAGACTAGAGTAATGTATTCATCACAACAGAGTCACAACATTATCCTGAAAACAGCAATTGCACCAGTTGTATATAACGACCAAGAAGTAGAATGTAACATATTATTTGACGAGGGAGCACAGCGTTCTTTCATAACTCAGAATTTAGCTGATAAACTAGAAATTAAACCAACAGAAAATGTCAGCATTCAACTGTCTGCGTTCGGAGATTTATCTCAGAAAGTTCGTAACTTAGACACTGCAACAATACAACTACAGACCGACACAGGAGAAAAGGTGCTTATTAACACACTCATTGTTCCGGAAATTGCCGTCCCAATTGAGAACAATATTTCCCAGACTACAAGGAGCTTGCCACACTTAAGAGAAATTAAACTTGCACATTCTGTGCAAAGTACAGAACGTTTTGAAATCGACTTACTCATAGGCGCCGACCACTATTGGGACATTATCGAGGACAAAGTAATTAGAGGAAACGGACCCACCGCTGTCCAGTCAAAGATCGGATATTTATTATCAGGACCGATAAATAGAAACATCAACCATCCGTCAACATCTACAGATCTCGTAAACAACATTTCATACAAGAACACAGCTATTGACAAAGAGAAAGGACAATCCACGGCAGAGGTGCCTTGGAAACATGACCATTTAGATGATATATCTTCAGGTATGGCTCGTACAAAGTAG
- the LOC139524995 gene encoding uncharacterized protein: MDSKLKSVRAGHKGAVTKLLVKFDELKSKTDTEVDEVKALDDAVTQKQKTLIDLNNRLLEQTSEENLEQEITDSDEYMYELDCKIRQILKFIKSFEHVETHTIISHDTVGPSTSRLNPDAYHFTPEARVDMNRCAIDSMNQQYSINAPAVHTRPSENVMFQVPSEPRSSKTNYHRLPKLDLPYFNGDILKWQTFWDCFESSIHYNDTLTPIQKFNYLKAQLEGSAAQTVEGFALTNSNYETAVNLLRDRFGQPSKLIHAYMKALMNLPAPTNDAFSLRSYGDRLESYVRGLESLGQTPEMYGSLLVPVVLDKLPIDIRKNIARQHGRDNLILNNLRKSITKEIDILEAGEGVTDSDRLYATAFFMVRNHIHSTRVIPQTHARR; encoded by the coding sequence ATGGATTCAAAGCTGAAATCAGTTCGTGCTGGACACAAAGGAGCCGTCACGAAGCTACTGGTGAAATTCGACGAGTTAAAGTCAAAAACAGACACAGAAGTTGACGAAGTGAAAGCCCTTGATGATGCCGTCACGCAGAAACAGAAAACATTGATTGACCTGAATAACAGACTTTTGGAACAGACATCGGAGGAAAATCTGGAGCAGGAAATCACCGACTCAGATGAGTATATGTACGAACTTGATTGTAAAATTAGACAAATTCTGAAATTTATTAAGtcctttgaacatgttgaaacacATACTATAATTTCGCATGATACTGTTGGTCCTTCAACGAGCAGACTTAACCCAGACGCATATCATTTCACACCCGAAGCTAGAGTTGATATGAACAGATGTGCAATAGATTCTATGAACCAGCAGTATTCAATTAACGCCCCTGCAGTGCATACCCGTCCGTCAGAGAATGTCATGTTTCAAGTCCCGTCAGAACCGAGATCTTCAAAAACTAATTACCATAGGCTTCCAAAGTTAGACTTACCCTATTTTAATGGAGATATTCTCAAGTGGCAAACATTTTGGGATTGTTTCGAGTCATCTATACACTACAACGACACATTAACGCCAATCCAAAAGTTTAATTATCTCAAAGCCCAGCTAGAGGGAAGCGCCGCGCAAACAGTAGAGGGATTCGCTTTGACTAATAGTAACTACGAAACCGCAGTCAACCTTCTCAGAGATCGGTTCGGACAACCTAGCAAACTTATACATGCTTACATGAAAGCACTCATGAATTTACCCGCACCGACAAATGATGCTTTTAGTTTGAGGTCTTACGGAGACCGATTAGAATCATACGTACGAGGATTAGAGTCACTTGGTCAAACACCAGAGATGTATGGTTCGCTTTTGGTACCTGTAGTTTTGGACAAGTTACCGATTGACATAAGAAAGAATATTGCACGACAACACGGGAGAGATAATTTGATATTGAACAATCTACGCAAATCTATAACTAAAGAGATCGACATACTCGAAGCTGGAGAAGGAGTCACAGATTCAGACAGATTGTACGCCACTGCATTTTTCATGGTACGCAATCACATACATTCAACAAGGGTAATTCCACAGACACACGCAAGAAGGtaa